The DNA window GGTTTGATTACCTACTGTTACTTCAAGattaagttttcctttttaaaagaaaggaatctTGAGTTATTTACAATTCAATAGGCTGGAGGAAAGAATCCTTGTTGCTACCCAACCCTAGGAAATTTAAATGAACCTCCTATTCTTAGCTCTTATTCAGTAAATTGAAATGACCAATATGCACAATATCCAACTATTGTCTTATTTATCATAGCTAACTTAGCTTTTATTTTAACACAGCTACAGAAAGATCTAGAAGAGGTGAAGGTTCTGCTGGAAAAAGCCACTAGAAAAAGAGTACGTGATGCCCTGACAGCTGAAAAATCCAAGATTGAGACAGAAATCAAGAACAAGATGCAgcagaaatcacagaggaaagcagaactTATGGAAAATGAAAAGCCAGCCGCTGTGGTTGCTCCTATTACGACAGGATATACAGTGAAAATCAGTAATTATGGTATGACTCGCCCCTACATACACCTCTATACAGTTCTTTCTGCCTCTGAGCAACGTATTCCTTAGTAGTGACCCACTaacaaaatcaattttttaatagttttgagTGTTTGTTTTTGGTGATTTGAAAGAGAAGACCCATTAGTTCTTATTTAATAAGATGctttttaagagattaaaaagaaaatgctgcaTTCTAAAAGCTAATTAATTAATAAGAGAGCAAGATGATTAGTACAATGACGAGTAGCAGCAAGAAGGAACCTATTCtgaaatatattcagtatatatggacacagctttttgttttttcttcctgttttgcaTTTCTGTTTGCCAAACAACCACCGATATTAACTGAGGAGGAGAATCCAGTtatattcaaaaaacatttttgagcacctagtatgtgccTTTATTGTACTTGGACTTGTGGATACACAACAGTGAGCAAGACCCAATCCCTGCTCACGGTGTTGTTGGGACATAGACATACAACTAATACCATAACAATGTCATAATACCATTTTCCCTAAATTGATTATagacttttttattttggaagcaaTGCAACTTGAAGTCTGAGTAATGAGCTCTCACGAGGGCAGGGacagtcttatttttctttgtgctcACAATATccagcacacagtaagtacttaataaatatttcattaactgAATAGAGATTTATAAAGTATTATGAGAATATAGCTGATAAAGTAATTCTGCTGGAGGGGAGGAACAGGCAGGGAGAATTAGAAGAGACATTTGAGTTTAAAAGGTGAGTTCAGCAAGTATGACGAAAAGAAGGGAATTGCATGAGCAAAGGACATGAGTAGAGACGTGAAAGGCATCATGCATTTTGGGTATTGTCATAGCAAAAAGcagtgtgtgtgttgtgtttaaGTGATGTATTGCAGTACTATAGGAGATACGCTGTGTACTTCATTGACTACAGGAAGCTGGTCTGAAGGTGGTAGGATTCTGGCATAGTAACTAGGAACCTAGGTTTGTGTTTAGGGAAAAGCAGTTATCAATGTGGAGGATGGGTTGAATGGATGGGAAGAAACTAACTGAAGTACAGAACCCTctagaacatctttttttttttttattaacactAGATTTCTATAGGACTAAGTAAGAAAAAGTCATACAGtacaatacataaatatatattttattatatgatgTGCTTTTTATGTgacatttgtgtattttctgttAGCAGAATTCATCTAGGTTAGAGACTAGCttgataataaaaaaatgaaataacttctAGATATTGGTAGGTTAATTAAATTGGCAGATTTGGATGAATTTGACTCTCTAAGTTTATATTCTGCTTTGTCAGGGAAAGGAATTGAGGAAGCTAGGATTGCATTTGTTGAACTGCTTAGAGAAGTAGAAATGTTTATGGAATTAGATAATACTGATTCGACAAAGCTGATGTTTAGCCATCCAGCTTGGTGGAGATTATCAATATTTAGGAATAGGacaaaattatttccataaaaaggggaaatgagCTACAATTAAGGAGGTATTTAATGATCATATTGCTTACTCTAAGGAATAAAAAGAACGTGGGCTTTGTGTTCAGTAAACCTGAATTTGAATCTAGGTTGTTTCACTAGCTAGATGCCTAACTTTGGGTAGATTACTTAACTGCTTTGAAGCTCAATTTTTCCATCTAAAAAGTTTcttatatctttctttctttcatgtttctATTGCTAGATTTTTATCTTAGTGAGTATTATTATGAGCTGTGTGCATTTGCTATTCCAGAGATAGTATCAGACTTTATTCATggtccattttttgttgttgttgttaccagGATGGGATCAGTCAGATAAGTTTGTGAAAATCTACATTACCTTAACTGGAGTTCATCAAGTCCCTGCTGAGAATGTGCAGGTGCATTTCACAGAGAGGTGAGTTCTCATAATGGGGAAGACAGTGCCTTATTAtgggttcttttcttttcagtttctaaaattctgcttaaatttaaaattatccttTATATCTGCTTTAAAGGTTGAGTCTTATCATCTGGGATGGCCAGGTGCACATCCTAAAGTAAGACTGGCTTTATTTCCACAACGACTGAAGAGCACCTTTCATAGAACCAGAAAGATAAAGTGTTCACTATTGTGTTGTAGGTCATTTGATCTTTTGGTAAAGAATCTAAATGGGAAGAGTTACTCCATGATTGTGAACAATCTCTTGAAACCCATCTCTGTGGAAGGCAGTTCAAAAAAGGTAGGTTTACTTTTTTTGTCGTAATATTGTCATAATTGTCATAATATTTTTTGTCATAATATTGTGAAACCTCATGAAATTACCTGGCCAGTTTAGAATTAAGATGAACTAGAATTAATTTATCCTGttgcctgttttgtaaataaagttttatttgaacataTCAGTGCTCATTTGTGTATGTGTTGTCTGTGGCTACTTTTGTGTTTCAGTGACAGAGTTAAGTAGCTACAACAGAccatgtggcccacaaagcctaaaatactaaTTATctagctctttacagaaaaagtttgccagctcCTGCTCtagaaaatagattataaaaatattgcattagaATTAGGAGGGTGttgaataaactgaaaatggttaAGAATGAGACTTGAGTTTTAATGCCATTTTTATCACGTATTAGTTGTGACCTTTGGCAGCTCACTTAATCACtttatacctcagttttctcatttgtacaatgggaataataatttgttttacaaaattgaAATAAACTGTCTTTGAAAcagtattattcatatttttcactAATTCAGATAATCCTTCTGTTCCTacctaatttaaataaatgaagtttaatGCCTCTGGTCCACAGATGGGCCATTCTGCTGTCTGTGTTTACATAGTTATGTAGCAGCTTAAAGGTAATATTAGAATATAATTTAATGATTAACTTGTGACTCCCTGCTCCCTTCTTGGTCCACTAATCACATGTTGAAGTATTACTCAAGTCCTAGAGTTATGTGGATCATT is part of the Balaenoptera musculus isolate JJ_BM4_2016_0621 chromosome 1, mBalMus1.pri.v3, whole genome shotgun sequence genome and encodes:
- the LOC118906381 gene encoding calcyclin-binding protein isoform X2, giving the protein MASTVEELQKDLEEVKVLLEKATRKRVRDALTAEKSKIETEIKNKMQQKSQRKAELMENEKPAAVVAPITTGYTVKISNYGWDQSDKFVKIYITLTGVHQVPAENVQVHFTERSFDLLVKNLNGKSYSMIVNNLLKPISVEGSSKKIKTDTVLILCRKKAENTRWDYLTQVEKECKEKEKPSYDTETDPSEGLMNVLKKIYEDGDDDMKRTINKAWVESREKQAKGDTEF
- the LOC118906381 gene encoding calcyclin-binding protein isoform X1, with protein sequence MASTVEELQKDLEEVKVLLEKATRKRVRDALTAEKSKIETEIKNKMQQKSQRKAELMENEKPAAVVAPITTGYTVKISNYGWDQSDKFVKIYITLTGVHQVPAENVQVHFTERLSLIIWDGQVHILKSFDLLVKNLNGKSYSMIVNNLLKPISVEGSSKKIKTDTVLILCRKKAENTRWDYLTQVEKECKEKEKPSYDTETDPSEGLMNVLKKIYEDGDDDMKRTINKAWVESREKQAKGDTEF